The following coding sequences are from one Gigantopelta aegis isolate Gae_Host chromosome 15, Gae_host_genome, whole genome shotgun sequence window:
- the LOC121390234 gene encoding uncharacterized protein LOC121390234 isoform X2: protein MTMNMNRTLAAVAIAFVMTVNSVQGGFSTRTGCLSPGITGQRSYLRCNISGLGDEEIFWYRPDGRVMATCSRHTCRTNENYTGQYHATMASPMEESAFLIKSFRPTIDVGTWTCRGKTGNYTSCEKRGGFSTRTGCLSPGITGQRSYLRCNISGLGDEEIFWYRPDGRVMATCSRHTCRTNENYTGQYHAMMASPMEESAFLINSFRPTIDVGTWTCRGKTGNYTSCEKRGGFSTRTGCLSPGITGQRSYLRCNISGLGDEEIFWYRPDGRVMATCSRHTCRTNKNYTGQYHAMMASPMEESDFLIKSFRPTIDVGTWTCRGKTGNYTSCEKRGGFSTRTGCLSPGITGQRSYLRCNISGLGDEEIFWYRPDGRVMATCSRHTCRTSENYTGQYHAMMASPMEESAFLINSFRPTIDVGTWTCRGKTGNYTSCEKRGGLSTRTSCLSPGITGQRSYLRCNISGLGDEEIFWYRPDGRVMATCSRHTCRTNTNYTGQYHAIMASPMEESAFLIKSFRPIIDLGTWTCRGKTGNYISCEKRGACVPVASTTAFRTIAILAAIQHITRAMFS from the exons ATG ACGATGAACATGAATAGGACTCTTGCAGCAGTCGCCATTGCGTTCGTGATGACCGTTAATTCTGTTCAAG gtgGATTTTCAACACGCACTGGCTGCTTGTCACCCGGCATCACAGGTCAGAGGTCATACTTACGGTGTAACATAAGTGGACTGGGAGATGAAGAAATATTTTGGTATCGGCCTGATGGCAGAGTAATGGCGACTTGCTCTCGGCATACATGTAGAACCAATGAAAACTATACTGGCCAATACCACGCCACGATGGCTTCACCTATGGAAGAAAGTGCCTTCTTAATAAAGTCGTTCCGTCCAACCATTGACGTGGGTACATGGACTTGCAGGGGCAAAACTGGTAACTACACTTCGTGTGAAAAGAGAG gtGGATTTTCAACACGCACTGGCTGCTTGTCACCCGGCATCACAGGTCAGAGGTCATACTTACGGTGTAACATAAGTGGACTGGGAGATGAAGAAATATTTTGGTATCGGCCTGATGGCAGAGTAATGGCGACTTGCTCTCGGCATACATGTAGAACCAATGAAAACTATACTGGCCAATACCACGCCATGATGGCTTCACCTATGGAAGAAAGTGCCTTCTTAATAAATTCGTTCCGTCCAACCATCGACGTGGGTACATGGACTTGCAGGGGCAAAACTGGTAACTACACTTCGTGTGAAAAGAGAG gtgGATTTTCAACACGCACTGGCTGCTTGTCACCCGGCATCACAGGTCAGAGGTCATACTTACGGTGTAACATAAGTGGACTGGGAGATGAAGAAATATTTTGGTATCGGCCTGATGGCAGAGTAATGGCGACATGCTCTCGGCATACATGTAGAACCAATAAAAACTATACTGGCCAATACCACGCCATGATGGCTTCACCTATGGAAGAAAGTGACTTCTTAATAAAGTCGTTCCGTCCAACCATCGACGTGGGTACATGGACTTGCAGGGGCAAAACTGGTAACTACACTTCGTGTGAAAAGAGAG gtgGATTTTCAACACGCACTGGCTGCTTGTCACCCGGCATCACAGGTCAGAGGTCATACTTACGGTGTAACATAAGTGGACTGGGAGATGAAGAAATATTTTGGTATCGGCCTGATGGCAGAGTAATGGCGACTTGCTCTCGGCATACATGTAGAACCAGTGAAAACTATACTGGCCAATACCACGCCATGATGGCTTCACCTATGGAAGAAAGTGCCTTCTTAATAAATTCGTTCCGTCCAACCATCGACGTGGGTACATGGACTTGCAGGGGCAAAACTGGTAACTACACTTCGTGTGAAAAGAGAG gtgGACTTTCAACACGCACTAGCTGCTTGTCACCCGGCATCACAGGTCAGAGGTCATACTTACGGTGTAACATAAGTGGACTGGGAGATGAAGAAATATTTTGGTATCGGCCTGATGGCAGAGTAATGGCGACTTGCTCTCGGCATACATGTAGAACCAATACAAACTATACTGGCCAATACCACGCAATTATGGCTTCACCTATGGAAGAAAGTGCCTTCTTAATAAAGTCGTTCCGTCCAATCATTGACCTGGGTACATGGACTTGCAGGGGCAAAACTGGTAACTACATTTCGTGTGAAAAGAGAG
- the LOC121390234 gene encoding uncharacterized protein LOC121390234 isoform X1 yields the protein MTMNMNRTLAAVAIAFVMTVNSVQGGFSTRTGCLSPGITGQRSYLRCNISGLGDEEIFWYRPDGRVMATCSRHTCRTNENYTGQYHATMASPMEESAFLIKSFRPTIDVGTWTCRGKTGNYTSCEKRGGFSTRTGCLSPGITGQRSYLRCNISGLGDEEIFWYRPDGRVMATCSRHTCRTNENYTGQYHAMMASPMEESAFLINSFRPTIDVGTWTCRGKTGNYTSCEKRGGFSTRTGCLSPGITGQRSYLRCNISGLGDEEIFWYRPDGRVMATCSRHTCRTNKNYTGQYHAMMASPMEESDFLIKSFRPTIDVGTWTCRGKTGNYTSCEKRGGFSTRTGCLSPGITGQRSYLRCNISGLGDEEIFWYRPDGRVMATCSRHTCRTSENYTGQYHAMMASPMEESAFLINSFRPTIDVGTWTCRGKTGNYTSCEKRGGLSTRTSCLSPGITGQRSYLRCNISGLGDEEIFWYRPDGRVMATCSRHTCRTNTNYTGQYHAIMASPMEESAFLIKSFRPIIDLGTWTCRGKTGNYISCEKRVFTERPRRVTAGACVPVASTTAFRTIAILAAIQHITRAMFS from the exons ATG ACGATGAACATGAATAGGACTCTTGCAGCAGTCGCCATTGCGTTCGTGATGACCGTTAATTCTGTTCAAG gtgGATTTTCAACACGCACTGGCTGCTTGTCACCCGGCATCACAGGTCAGAGGTCATACTTACGGTGTAACATAAGTGGACTGGGAGATGAAGAAATATTTTGGTATCGGCCTGATGGCAGAGTAATGGCGACTTGCTCTCGGCATACATGTAGAACCAATGAAAACTATACTGGCCAATACCACGCCACGATGGCTTCACCTATGGAAGAAAGTGCCTTCTTAATAAAGTCGTTCCGTCCAACCATTGACGTGGGTACATGGACTTGCAGGGGCAAAACTGGTAACTACACTTCGTGTGAAAAGAGAG gtGGATTTTCAACACGCACTGGCTGCTTGTCACCCGGCATCACAGGTCAGAGGTCATACTTACGGTGTAACATAAGTGGACTGGGAGATGAAGAAATATTTTGGTATCGGCCTGATGGCAGAGTAATGGCGACTTGCTCTCGGCATACATGTAGAACCAATGAAAACTATACTGGCCAATACCACGCCATGATGGCTTCACCTATGGAAGAAAGTGCCTTCTTAATAAATTCGTTCCGTCCAACCATCGACGTGGGTACATGGACTTGCAGGGGCAAAACTGGTAACTACACTTCGTGTGAAAAGAGAG gtgGATTTTCAACACGCACTGGCTGCTTGTCACCCGGCATCACAGGTCAGAGGTCATACTTACGGTGTAACATAAGTGGACTGGGAGATGAAGAAATATTTTGGTATCGGCCTGATGGCAGAGTAATGGCGACATGCTCTCGGCATACATGTAGAACCAATAAAAACTATACTGGCCAATACCACGCCATGATGGCTTCACCTATGGAAGAAAGTGACTTCTTAATAAAGTCGTTCCGTCCAACCATCGACGTGGGTACATGGACTTGCAGGGGCAAAACTGGTAACTACACTTCGTGTGAAAAGAGAG gtgGATTTTCAACACGCACTGGCTGCTTGTCACCCGGCATCACAGGTCAGAGGTCATACTTACGGTGTAACATAAGTGGACTGGGAGATGAAGAAATATTTTGGTATCGGCCTGATGGCAGAGTAATGGCGACTTGCTCTCGGCATACATGTAGAACCAGTGAAAACTATACTGGCCAATACCACGCCATGATGGCTTCACCTATGGAAGAAAGTGCCTTCTTAATAAATTCGTTCCGTCCAACCATCGACGTGGGTACATGGACTTGCAGGGGCAAAACTGGTAACTACACTTCGTGTGAAAAGAGAG gtgGACTTTCAACACGCACTAGCTGCTTGTCACCCGGCATCACAGGTCAGAGGTCATACTTACGGTGTAACATAAGTGGACTGGGAGATGAAGAAATATTTTGGTATCGGCCTGATGGCAGAGTAATGGCGACTTGCTCTCGGCATACATGTAGAACCAATACAAACTATACTGGCCAATACCACGCAATTATGGCTTCACCTATGGAAGAAAGTGCCTTCTTAATAAAGTCGTTCCGTCCAATCATTGACCTGGGTACATGGACTTGCAGGGGCAAAACTGGTAACTACATTTCGTGTGAAAAGAGAG tttttacagagAGACCTCGAAGAGTAACAGCGG